A window of Corticium candelabrum chromosome 3, ooCorCand1.1, whole genome shotgun sequence contains these coding sequences:
- the LOC134177680 gene encoding uncharacterized protein LOC134177680, which produces MSTSDLPDICLAETLERCILTLIEAEDDRAEFCMSSGMLVDHLVTAGFTQRLTATNKTDAVMKILIHEMIISRKSEIDQLASGLGPVLDLAIKYPDVLRPLLTASTPEPLTSNDFLDLFQFEDTIPTHIKKYFVRYVANADASKLQMLLQFCTGLREKPALGLEEKIIISTLPSLLPKCFNVCYDFGITQKPNNIQRV; this is translated from the exons ATGAGCACATCAGATCTTCCCGACATTTGTTTGGCTGAGACACTAGAAAGGTGTATTCTGACT cTCATTGAAGCAGAAGATGACAGAGCTGAATTCTGCATGTCGTCAGGAATGCTAGTGGACCACCTGGTAACAGCTGGGTTTACTCAGCGTCTgactgcaacaaacaaaacagatgcTGTTATGAAAATTCTTATACATGAAATGATCATAAGCCGCAAGTCTGAAATAGACCAGCTGGCTTCAGGCCTTGGCCCTGTATTAGATCTAGCAATCAAATATCCAGATGTTTTGCGACCTTTGTTGACAGCTTCAACTCCAGAGCCTCTTACAAGTAATGACTTTctggacttgtttcagtttgaAGATACTATTCCAACACATATCAAAAAGTATTTTGTTCGATATGTTGCAAATGCAG ATGCCAGCAAGCTTCAAATGCTGTTACAGTTCTGCACGGGTCTGCGAGAAAAACCAGCATTGGGGTTGGAAGAAAAAATCATAATATCCACGTTACCATCCTTGCTACCCAAATGCTTCAACGTGTGCTATGATTTTGGAATTACCCAGAAACCTAACAACATACAAAGAGTTTGA